Proteins encoded within one genomic window of Haematobia irritans isolate KBUSLIRL chromosome 5, ASM5000362v1, whole genome shotgun sequence:
- the LOC142241738 gene encoding uncharacterized protein LOC142241738 isoform X1 — MPALYSDISDHLEEFFNLEGTMKENKKENSDTFIILVDDLRELDPGTLSSPPPHPFRDNVSPSRISPGPSSSTAPIRCPSLDSCHSRDQFLISMVNEFLNDADDTVIDETTVTKSPSLNMEYMEEPQTEVESLIDFHHIKDLPTNTIASPPPPPPTPPQVSATRMADHNPETVVVPSTTLPSTLLTLSPSCSTTSGISLVNESSEMPTILLTLKSPNTTPNMREISYQRFGRINRNLPAEVHNFKCHLCAFSCKRKELLLQHFQDKHPT; from the exons ATGCCAGCTCTCTACAGCGACATATCAG ATCATTTGGAGGAGTTCTTCAATTTAGAGGGCACAATGaaggaaaataaaaaagaaaattcggATACTTTCATTATATTGGTCGATGATTTAAGAGAATTGGATCCAGGGACTTTGTCATCACCACCACCCCATCCCTTCCGGGATAATGTTTCACCAAGTCGAATATCTCCAGGGCCTAGTTCATCAACGGCTCCAATACGCTGTCCCAGTCTGGATTCTTGTCACTCACGTGATCAGTTTCTTATATCCATGGTTAATGAATTCCTTAATGATGCCGATGACACAGTGATTGATGAGACAACTGTGACAAAATCCCCATCCCTAAATATGGAATATATGGAGGAACCACAAACCGAGGTGGAAAGTTTAATTGATTTCCATCACATTAAGGACTTGCCAACGAAtaccattgcttctccgcctccTCCTCCACCTACTCCTCCTCAAGTGAGTGCCACCAGAATGGCAGATCATAACCCAGAGACTGTGGTGGTTCCCTCTACAACGTTGCCCTCAAccttattaaccctttcaccttCGTGCTCAACTACTTCGGGAATTTCTTTGGTCAATGAATCGAGTGAAATGCCCACCATACTTTTGACTCTAAAATCTCCAAATACTACTCCTAATATGAGAGAAATTTCATATCAACGTTTTGGCCGTATCAATCGTAATCTTCCAGCTGAGGTCCACAATTTCAAGTGTCATCTATGTGCATTTTCCTGTAAACGCAAAGAGCTATTACTGCAACATTTCCAAGATAAACATCCCACCTAG
- the LOC142241738 gene encoding uncharacterized protein LOC142241738 isoform X2, whose product MKENKKENSDTFIILVDDLRELDPGTLSSPPPHPFRDNVSPSRISPGPSSSTAPIRCPSLDSCHSRDQFLISMVNEFLNDADDTVIDETTVTKSPSLNMEYMEEPQTEVESLIDFHHIKDLPTNTIASPPPPPPTPPQVSATRMADHNPETVVVPSTTLPSTLLTLSPSCSTTSGISLVNESSEMPTILLTLKSPNTTPNMREISYQRFGRINRNLPAEVHNFKCHLCAFSCKRKELLLQHFQDKHPT is encoded by the coding sequence ATGaaggaaaataaaaaagaaaattcggATACTTTCATTATATTGGTCGATGATTTAAGAGAATTGGATCCAGGGACTTTGTCATCACCACCACCCCATCCCTTCCGGGATAATGTTTCACCAAGTCGAATATCTCCAGGGCCTAGTTCATCAACGGCTCCAATACGCTGTCCCAGTCTGGATTCTTGTCACTCACGTGATCAGTTTCTTATATCCATGGTTAATGAATTCCTTAATGATGCCGATGACACAGTGATTGATGAGACAACTGTGACAAAATCCCCATCCCTAAATATGGAATATATGGAGGAACCACAAACCGAGGTGGAAAGTTTAATTGATTTCCATCACATTAAGGACTTGCCAACGAAtaccattgcttctccgcctccTCCTCCACCTACTCCTCCTCAAGTGAGTGCCACCAGAATGGCAGATCATAACCCAGAGACTGTGGTGGTTCCCTCTACAACGTTGCCCTCAAccttattaaccctttcaccttCGTGCTCAACTACTTCGGGAATTTCTTTGGTCAATGAATCGAGTGAAATGCCCACCATACTTTTGACTCTAAAATCTCCAAATACTACTCCTAATATGAGAGAAATTTCATATCAACGTTTTGGCCGTATCAATCGTAATCTTCCAGCTGAGGTCCACAATTTCAAGTGTCATCTATGTGCATTTTCCTGTAAACGCAAAGAGCTATTACTGCAACATTTCCAAGATAAACATCCCACCTAG